Part of the Candidatus Babeliales bacterium genome is shown below.
AGCCCGCGGTGCACGCTGGCGTATGACGTTGTGTAAAAAGCGTTCATAGCGTCAATGACTGCCTGGGGCTTTTGGTAGGTTGCCGCGCTGTCGACATACACCAGTTTTTTATGGCCGGTGTTTGAAAAGAAAATGGGAAACTGTTTTTTTATGTCTTGGGCGTTCATTAAAAAACTCATGATTTTAGATTAGAACAAGGTTTTCTTGCTTAGTTTAAAGTGATTTACGTACTCTGTCTAAAAAAGTAGTATTTTAGGCAAAACTGCCAATTTTTTTATTGGGGAGGGTTGGTTTGGTTAGCGAGTATTGGAGGTTGTGCACTGTGTTATTCATGCGGTTAGATTTATTGAGGGTATTGATGATGAAAAGATTTAATGGATTTGCACTTGGTGTGTTATTAGTTTTCAGTTCGTCACTTTTTTCGGCTGCTCGAACGCCAAAAGGGCCAAAAACGTATGGCAATGCAATTGTTTCAAAGCTGGTTAACGTTTATGATGGCGATACATTTACGGTGCAAGTTGACGGTTGGCCAGAGATAATTCGTGAAGTGAGTGTTCGAGTTTTTGGTATTGATACTCCTGAAATGAAAGACAAAAACCCGGCCGTTAAGCAAAGGGCTCAGGAGGCAAAAGAGTTTGCCAAGGGTGCGCTTGAGGCTGCCAACGTTATTGAATTACGAGAGTTGCAACGGGACAAATACTTCAGAATTTTAGCAAAAGTGTACGTTGACGGGCAAAATTTGGCAGAAATGCTTATTGCCGCTAATCTTGCTGTATCGTATGATGGTGGGACCAAACAAAATTGGTCTGATGTGCTGGGGGATGCTGATAGTACCGCACTTGCAATGCTTGCTGATGTTGCTAGTGAAGAAAATGAAGTAAAAGCAGAAGGGCCTACTCACAAGACTACAACAACAAGAAAATCGGCTCGTATTGCAGCAAGAAAGAGCACGTCTGCTCATCCGTAAAGTTGTATGGGCATGGCGCGAGACCACCAAATTTATAACGTTAACATTTAGCTTCGTAGGAAAACATGAAAAAATTTATTAAAACAGCGATGCTTCTCTTTAGTTTGTTGGTAAGTAGTTCGTCTGCTATGCCCACTTCTGGTGACCAGAAAAAGTTCTCTTATGCCCATCATACTGAAATGGTCTTTGGTCATGATCAGGCTATTGAGGTTCCCACGTCTTTAAGTGCCTTTGCGCGTATGCACAACCGGCATTTAAATAAATCTATGTTTTTTGACACTTCGTTTATTTCTGATGCAAAAAAGGTGCGCGCTCATCATCGCAAAAAA
Proteins encoded:
- a CDS encoding thermonuclease family protein, which encodes MKRFNGFALGVLLVFSSSLFSAARTPKGPKTYGNAIVSKLVNVYDGDTFTVQVDGWPEIIREVSVRVFGIDTPEMKDKNPAVKQRAQEAKEFAKGALEAANVIELRELQRDKYFRILAKVYVDGQNLAEMLIAANLAVSYDGGTKQNWSDVLGDADSTALAMLADVASEENEVKAEGPTHKTTTTRKSARIAARKSTSAHP